One Euphorbia lathyris chromosome 1, ddEupLath1.1, whole genome shotgun sequence DNA segment encodes these proteins:
- the LOC136218143 gene encoding uncharacterized protein has protein sequence MCIPPESSTWHFRKRVVIYKTKYQCFSTSLHFLSSSLISLFLCLSHTFLLFLGDQSPYFIWEKPKFSVDLGLSLGGFPWESSGEEREASPRLGSRPSSPSKLISWAIDSASRSLELDKDMIKRKGIQSQNGAVSSSIGGIMFLDEPVSSSNGKSNEFGGIMFQNGSASSSNGSVSYGRRYQCLVLVSTSYERPTAEMIMFEDILNSSWNKRPADGIKVSQSIGFKFKWGTCSWLCRNQFKRKIS, from the exons ATGTGTATACCTCCAGAGTCAAGCACGTGGCATTTTAGAAAAAGGGTTGTCATCTATAAAACCAAGTATCAGTGTTTCAGTACCTCACTCCATTTCCTGAGTTCTTCCTtgatttctctctttctctgtcTATCACATACTTTCCTTCTGTTTCTGGGTGATCAATCTCCTTACTTCATCTGG GAAAAACCTAAATTCAGTGTCGATCTAGGTCTTTCTCTGGGTGGATTTCCCTGGGAAAGCTCCGGTGAGGAGAGGGAGGCATCTCCACGTCTCGGATCAAGACCTTCTTCACCCTCCAAACTAATCAGCTGGGCTATAGATTCAGCTTCCAGAAGCCTTGAGCTGGACAAGGATATGATTAAAAGAAAAG GAATCCAGTCCCAGAATGGAGCCGTTTCTAGTTCAATTGGAGGAATCATGTTCCTGGACGAACCAGTTTCTAGTTCAAATGGAAAATCAAATGAGTTTGGAGGAATCATGTTCCAGAATGGATCAGCTTCCAGTTCAAATGGTTCAGTATCATATGGAAGGAGGTACCAATGCCTGGTGCTGGTTTCAACTTCGTATGAAAGACCAACTGCTGAAATGATCATGTTCGAAGACATACTCAATTCCAGTTGGAACAAAAGACCAGCTGATGGAATCAAAGTTTCACAATCCATTGGTTTCAAATTCAAATGGGGAACCTGTTCATGGCTCTGCAGGAATCAATTCAAAAGGAAAATCTCCTGA